AAATCAGAATATGTTGAAAAGCATATTATTTTGTGTGAGTTAGCAAATGTTGATGTTAAGCAATTAGGAACTCTTATTCCTGATAGCAGCTTTATTTCATGGAAAGCAGCAGCTGATAAAAATATAGCCGAGAGTTATTGTGATTTTGCATTGACTTGTTTTGAGAAACTTCAGTCAATAATAAAAAGCAAACCTCAGGGCAAGGCTCTTGTCCAGATATGTATTGCTAACTCAGCTGATCAAGAATTATTTATTGGAATATCCGGATTGCTCAAAACGGCAGCTCTAGAAAATCCACAATTGTTGGGTCAGGTTATTCTTAGTGGACCTCAGACAAGTACAGAAGAACTTGCTGAACAGCTAGTCGCTTCCCAAAGCAAACCTAATGATAAGATAATTAAATATCATCAAGGTGCTAGAAGTGTTTTGAGTTGGAAGGAAATAGAGGAATTTAATGAAACTGAATCATCTGCAATTTCTTTCAAAGATCAGGGTGTCTATTTGATCACCGGTGGTTTAGGGGGATTAGGTATTCTGTTTGCAAAAGAAATCATTAAGCAAACCAGCAATGCCAAGATCATTTTAGCGGGCCGCTCAAAATTGACTTCTGATAAGAAGAAGACTTTAGAATCTTTGAAGGCAAAGAGAAAGACTGTCGAATACCGTCAATTAGATATTGCAGATATTGATCAGGTCAAGCAATTGGTTGCTATAATCAAGAATGAGTTTAAGCAACTTAATGGCATTATTCATAGTGCGGGAGTGATTGTAGATAACTTCATTCTAAAAAAGAACTCAAGAGAATTTAAGGAAGTACTTACGCCTAAAGTGCTAGGTACATACAACCTTGATCAGGCTACTAAGGAAGTTGATTTGGATTTCCTGGTTTTGTTTTCTTCAATGGCATCTGCAATAGGCAACATAGGTCAGGCAGATTATGCAACTGGTAATGGATTTATGGACCAGTTTGCGTCCTATCGGAATCAATTAACAGAATCAAAGCAGAGAATAGGGAAAACACTTTCTGTGAACTGGCCATTATGGCAAGAAGGTGGAATGGTGTTGGATCAAGCCACTCAGGATATGCTAAAGCAGACTATGGGGTTGCAGTCAATACCAAGTGAAACAGGCATGACTGCATTTTATAAATCCCTGAAATTACAATATGCTCAGACATTGATTCTAAAAGGTGATATATCAAAAATTCGGAATTCATTGTTTAATGATGTGGCAATCCATACAGAGACTTCAAAGAATATTATAGAAGAATCATCAGTTGAACCAAGTATTAATAACGGAAATCTTTTAGAAAAGACTCAGGATTTAATTAAGAAACAACTTTCAGAGTTGTTGAAAGTACCATCTCATAAGATTGATCCTACGGCTCCGCTGGAGAGATATGGTATTGATTCCATATTAGCAGTAAGCCTGACAAATCAGTTAGAAAAGACTTTTGGTGCCTTATCTAAAACGCTCTTTTTTGAGTATCAAACTATTGGTGAGCTTGCTGAATATTTCATAAATGCTCATTCGCCAAAATTATATTCCATCTTTAATACAATTGAATCAAGTCCGAAAAAAGTAATTGCTCCTTTACCAACGCCTAAGTCACAAACTCAGACAAGAGCTATATCTGGCAGACGGTTTAGTTCTCAAGCACAAGTTTCTGCTTCAGCAAATTCAATAGGCTCGGTGAATATGGAGCCTATTGCAATTATAGGTTTAAGTGGTCGTTTCCCTGAATCAATAAATATAAATGAGTATTGGAACAATCTTCGTAATGGAAAAGACTGCATCATTGAAGTCCCACAGGATCGTTGGGATTGGCGAGAATACTACAGTGAGGATCGTAACAAAAGCGGACATCACTATAGTAAGTGGGGTGGTTTTATATCAGGTGTTGATGAATTTGATCCAAGGTTTTTCAACATATCACCAAAGGAGGCAGCTACTATTGATCCGCAGGAGCGTTTGTTTTTACAGCATTGCTGGATGGCAATTGAAGACGCAGGATATACTCGTGCAAGTCTACAGATTCCTTGTGATCAGGACTTGGCCGGACAGGTGGGAGTATATGTGGGCGTGATGTATGGGGAATATCAGCTTTTTGGAGCTGAAGTCAGTGCGAAGGGGAAGCGAATGGGAATTCCGGGTAGCTATGCAAGTATTTCCAATAGAGTTTCCTATGTATTGAATTTGCATGGCCCTAGCATGACTGTCGATACCATGTGTTCTTCCTCTTTGACAGCTATTCATTTGGCCTGTCAGGATCTTAAGCTTGGAAGAACAAGTTTAGCAATTGCAGGTGGAGTAAACGTTACAGTTCATCCGAATAAATATTTGGTGCTCAGTGGAGGGCAGTTTATTTCCAGTGACGGTCATTGCCAAAGCTTTGGTGAAGGAGGAGACGGATATATTCCAGGTGAAGGAGTTGGAGCAGTTATATTAAAAAGATTATCTGAAGCTGAAAGAGACGGGGATCATATCTATGGTATCCTTAAAGGAAGTATTCTTAATCATGGTGGTAAAACAAACGGATATAGCGTTCCTAATCCTCAAGCTCAGGCAAGTGTTATAAGCAAGGCTCTAGCTGAATCAAACATCAATCCTCGTCATATAAGTTATATTGAGGCTCACGGAACCGGAACCAAATTAGGTGATCCTATTGAAATTGCTGCCTTAAGCAAATCATTTCAACAATATACCAAAGACACAGGATTTTGTTTAATCGGTTCTGCTAAATCAAATATCGGCCATTGTGAATCAGCTGCTGGCATAGCGGGCCTTGCAAAGGTTTTATTGCAAATGCAAAACAGGGAAATCGTACCTTCTTTGCATTCTGCAAAATTAAACCCTCGTATAGATTTTGAAAAGACACCTTTCGTTGTCAATCAAACATTAAAACCATGGAATCAACCTGTCATTGATGGTGTTGAGATTCCGAGAATTGCAGGAATATCTTCTTTTGGCGCTGGAGGATCAAATGCGCATATTATTATTCAGGAATATGCTTCATCTACAGAAGCAAATTATTCTACAGGCTCTGACGAAATAGGAAATGTTCTCATTGCTTTATCAGCCAGAACAGAAGAGCAGCTAAAGCAAAAAGCCAGTGACCTTTTATCTTTTGTTCAAACAACGCGACCTGAACTAGCTGCTATGGCTTATACCCTACAAGTGGGCAGAGAAGCTATGGAAGAACGTCTTGGCTTTTTAGTAAGCTCAGTTGATCAACTGATTGATAAGCTTAAGTCTTATATTAACGGTGTTCAGAATATTGAGGATACTTATCAGGGACAAGTTAAACGGAATAAAGAAGCTTTGTCTTTATTCAGCACAGATACTGATCTTCAGCAAACTGTTGGTAAATGGATATCCGAGAAAAAGCTTTCCAAACTTCTGGATTTATGGGTTAAGGGTCTTGAATTGGACTGGAACAAGCTATATGATGGCAATAAACCTAATCGCATTAGCTTACCTACCTATCCATTTGCAAAAGAGAAGTATTGGGTGGATGCTAAAGTTGATAGCCAATCTGTATCGTATATATCTAAAGCGGCTGTCCTTCATCCATTGCTGCATATAAATACTTCAAACCTCATTGAGCAGAGTTATAGTACAACATTCAATGGTAAAGAATTTTTCCTTACTGAAAATGAGTTGAATGATGGTACACTACAGAAGGTTCTTTCGCCAGCAGCATATTTTGAAATGGCAAGAGTTGCAGTAGAAAAATCTATACCTGCACTACAAGAGTCAAATGTCTTGGAAATGAAGAATGTTGTTTGGGGAGAATCCTTTGTATATGAAGAGTACAAACAAATTTCCATAGCACTTTTTGCAAAAGAGAATAATCGTGTAGATTTTGAAATCTATAGTTTGGATAAAGAGGAAGTAACTGTTCATTGCCAGGGGCAAGCAGTCTTTGTTCCAAACCAAGTAAGGCACAAACTTGATTTAGCTCAACTTAAATATCAGGATGGACAGGGAGCTAATCAATTGCTGACTGAGATCAAATTGCCAGTCAATTTGGAGGGTATCAGCAAGGAATACGTGCTGCATCCAAGTCAGATGCATAGTGCATTGCAATTGGCGGGTCGGGTAATAGGAAACGGTCAATCAGCACTTCCATTTTCATTGGAAGGTTTATCTATATTGTCTGCTTGTACGAAAGAGATGTTCGTCTGGGTTCATTACTCCCAAGCTAATCTGGCAGAAGATAAAAACACAAAACTGAATATTGATTTGTGTGATATGCAAGGAAACATATGCGTGCAGATGCGTGGGATTTCATATCAAGCAGAATCCAATAATGGAAAAGCTGAGGCTTCCAGTCAAACTGTTTCCTATTCCTCATCAAATGAGCCTAAACAAGTTCCCATTAACTATAAGGTAACAGAACCGAGAAAAATTTTCATCGGTGAGGCATTGTCTCAAACCTATGAAGAAAAGGATCTTAAAAAACCATCAGGAATTTCGATTGTAGCTTTAGATGATTTTTCTTTGGAAAAGAGTGAATCAATTTCAATAGCTAAAGCTTCAGTTTCGCTTCTGAATACTGGTTTCGATTTCTTTGAAGATGCAAAATCTCCAACTTCAATTAGCTTATTTGACTTGGGAAATGGAATCTTTTCCATTCAAATCGCAGGAGCAAACAACAATACACTTTCACCGGATTTAATAAAAGAATTAATCCAAGCACTTACTGCTGTACAAAAAGAACCTTTGGTTAAGGTTTTAATTCTGAAAGGAACGGAGCATAGTTTCTTAAGAGGCGGTAGAGCAGAATACAATTATGCCATTGAGCAAAAGTTGTTCCACGAGATAGCTTCCTTCCCATATCCTGTTATTGCAGTAATGCAGGGAGATGCGATAGGCGCTGGTTTTTTGGTTGGTGCTTTGTGCGACTTTATGATTTGTGGCACAGACAGTAACTATTATTATACAAGTACACAAGATCATATTTATCCAACAGTTGCTGAATATCGGCTTTTTGAAGAACGTTTCGGTAAGGCCAGAGCAAAGGACTTCTTGTACATTTCAAATGTTTCTACCGGAAATCAGCTTAAAGATAAAAGTTGGACATGCGCAATCCTTCCATCAGGTCAAGTAGAAGCTAATGCACAAAAATTAGCAGAAAGTTTGGCAAAGAAATCAGAAGCCTCTCTGCGACTGTTGAAGCAACACTTGTCGAGTTCTGTTCTTAAGAAGGCAGAGGTTTTAGCAATGGTTGATCCTTTAGCTGATGAGAACCAATCTGATAATTTTAATTCAAATATTACTACACCGGCTAAATATATTGAGCTGGAAAGCCATAATGGCAATGTTTTGATCATTAAAATGTGTGTTGCTGGAAATGAATATGGCTTAAAGGCGTTGGTTGCAGATTTGAGAGTTATTTTTAATCAGGTAAATAATTCTCATTACAAATCCATCGTTCTGGTGAGCGAGCATGCTGATTTTCTTCCAGGTACAGCACAAGAAGCGGCAGTTAATGATGTATTGGATTTTGAGAATCTTGTTTTGGAAAGCCAGATTCCGGTCATTGCTGTTTTAGATTCAAAGACAAACGGTGTCGCATGGTTGGTGAGTTTATTTTGTGATACATGTATATACAATTCAAATACGGTTTATTCAGCTAGCAATATATGGCAAAACAATGATCTTGCCAGACAAGCAGGAGTCCTATTCTCAGAACAATTCGAAAGTTATTCCGCGAAACAAATACTGCTAACCGGAAAAGAATACTCAGGAGTAGAATTAAAGCAGCTTTCTGGGACGATATATATATCAGAAAATGGGAATATTCTTTCGGATGCTTTGCGAATCGCTGAGCACTTGGCTGCTTTACCATTGAATACATTGTTGTCATGGAAGAAGGAAAGGGTATTAAGTATTGGGAAAAAAATTAAAAACTTGCCTGCATGGTCTGTATCTACAGACAATAAGTCTGAAGCATTATCAATTGAGCCAACTTCAATAATACTTAAGTCAAAAGTCATTTCTGCAACAGCTCATCCTGAAGGCATACTGGTAGTCAAAATGGAAGATAGGGAAGCTAAGAATATGTTTTCTGAAGCTTTCATTGAGGGCATGAATGAAGTGTTTGAGCATATTGAAAAGACTTCAACATATAAAGCAATAGTGCTCACTGGTTATGATAATTATTTTGCTTCCGGTGGTACTAAGGAAACTTTATTAGCGATTCAGGAAGGAAAAACGAAATTCACAGATAATAGAATTTATCAAATCGCAATGACCTGCAAGGTTCCTGTAATTGCAGCAATGCAAGGTCATGGCATCGGCGCTGGTTGGGCTTTGGGAATGTTTGCTGATTTTGTGCTGTTTAGTGAGGAGAGCAGGTATTTCAGTCCTTACATGAATTACGGTTTTACACCTGGAGCCGGTGCTACTTTTATATTCCCGGAAAAAATCGGTCACGATCTCGCAAGAGAAACCTTAATGACTGCTCAGGAATATGCTGGAAAAGAGTTGAAGGAGAGAAGCCCTTTTATATCTGTTTTACCAAAAGAGCAAATCGCTTCTGCTGCAATGGAGTTAGCCAGACAAATAACACATCGTTCCAGAAGCAGCTTAGTGGCTTTCAAGCAACAACAAACCCAACACCTGTATGCGTCGCTAGAGGAGGCATACAAGCGTGAGCTGGAAATGCATGAAAAAACTTTTGTTGGTCAGTTCGATACTTTAAAGCAGATAAACGATAATTTTTATCAAGGCAACGATTCTAAAATTGAAGTATCTCAAAAGGCATTGCCAACTTCAATTCAGGATAAGGTACATTCAGCATTTGCTGTTCCATCTCTGGGTAAAGATAATCTCACATCTGTTGCGACCAGCTTAAGACAGCTTCTTGCTCAGGAGTTACATCTGGATGAGCATGAGATTGATGAGAATATGCAGTTTGTTGATCTTGGGTTAGACTCTATTACAGGAGTGACATGGATAAGAAAGATCAATGAAAAATATAATACTTCAATTGAGGCTACAAAAATTTATAGCTATCCTACACTGGCACAACTAAGTCAGTATGTGAAAGAGGAAGCTGAAAATGCAGGTACTATATTTTCTGGCTCAGAAGTGGGTTTATCTGGTATTTCACTTTCTAACGTTGAACCACAAGGCAATATCTTAATTGAGGAAATTACTCATAGTTCTGATAATCTTCCTTTGGTTATAGCCAGTTTAAGAAAACTTCTTGCTCAGGAATTGCATCTTCAAGAAAATGAAATAGATGAAAATACTCAGTTTATTGATCTTGGATTGGACTCTATCACAGGTGTGACCTGGATTCGTAAGGTCAATGAGAAATATCAAACTGAAATTGAAGCAACCAAAATTTATAGTTTTCCAACGCTTAATCAACTTAGTACTTTTGTAAAGGAAGAAGCAGAAAAGCTTGGAACATTAACTAAGAAATCGGAATTAGGTATTCCTTTAAATACAATTACAAAACCTCAGTATAAACCAGCTCTTCCATCTTTTATTAAGAAGCTTGTCTCCTGGCGCAAGCATTCAGGTTCACGTCAAGCCTCATCTGTAAATTCTGTCAATTTATCACAACCTATTGCTGTAATAGGTATGTCGGGACAGTTTCCTCAGGCCAGGAATGTAGAAGAGTTCTGGCAAAATTTAGCAAATGGTAAAAACTGTATAAGTGAGATACCTCAAAAAAGATGGGATATTAACAAATATTATCAGGAAGGAAATGCTTTGCCTGGAAAGACCAATTCTAAATGGATGGGGCTTCTTGACGAATATGACTTGTTTGATCCTTTATTCTTTAACATATCTCCAACTGAAACAGAAAGCATGGATCCGCAGCAACGCTTGTTTCTGCAGGAGTGCTGGCATGCAATAGAAAACGCAGGATATAATCCTAAAAGTCTTTCAGGTACAAAATGCGGAGTCTTTGTCGGGTGTGCCAATGGTGATTATCTTCAATTATCAAAGAAGCAGCAATTGAGTGCTCAGGGTTTTACGGGCGGAGCTACTTCAATCTTAGGAGCACGTATTTCTTACTTCTTAAATCTTCAAGGTCCTTGCTTGTCTATCGATACAGCTTGCTCCTCGTCTTTGGTTGCTATTGCTTCTGCGTGCGATAGTCTGAATTCAGGGAATAGTGATCTAGCTCTTGCAGGAGGCGTTGTCGTAATGGCTACACCGGCAATGCATATCATGTGTTCTCAGACGGGGATGCTTTCTACAGACGGTAAATGTTTTTCTTTCGATCAAAGAGCAAATGGCTTTGTTCCAGGTGAAGGGGTTGGTGTTGTGATGTTAAAAAGACTGGCGGATGCAGAAAGAGACCAGGATACAATTCTTGGTGTTATAAAAGGTTGGGGAGTAAATCAGGATGGTAAAACAAATGGTATTACTGCGCCTAATTCGGAGTCGCAAACTCGCCTGGAGCAGGACGTTTATGATAAGTTTCAGATAGACCCTTCCCACATTCAGCTTATTGAGGCGCATGGGACTGGGACAAAATTAGGAGATCCTATAGAAGTTGATGCGTTAAAGGCAGCTTTTAAAAAATATACAACTAAAAAAGAATATTGTGCCATTGGTTCGGTGAAGAGCAATATTGGTCACTGTTTAACGGCAGCAGGGGTAGCAAGTTTTATAAAAGTACTTTTGTCAATAAAGAATAGACAATTGCCCCCAACAATAAATTATAATAAATTAAATGAACATATTGGATTAGATAACACGCCTTTCTATGTAAATGATCAGTTGCAGGATTGGAAGGTTTCGGATTCAGAAAGACGTCAAGCTGCAATCAGCGCATTTGGTTTTAGTGGTACCAATGCTCATATCGTTTTATCTGAATACATTTCGCAAAATACGTTTGAAACACCGGTTTCTGCTATCACTGAAAATGGAAAAATTATTATTCCTCTATCAGCCAGAACTGTTGAACAGCTTAAACAAAAGGCCATTGAACTTTTAGAGTTTATAAATAAAGGAGCTGCTATTGATCTCCTTGAAATAGCATATACTTTACAGACAGGTAGAGAAGAGATGGGTGAGCGTCTAGGCGTGATGGTAAGTTCAATAGGACAACTGGCTGAAAAACTTCAAGCTTACTTAGATGGTAAGGAGGATATTGAAGAAGTCTATCAAGGTCAGGTAAAACGAAATAAAGAAGGTCTTAGTATCATCAGCCGTGATGATGATATGAAAAGGACTATTGTTGAGCAATGGATAAATCAAAAGAAGTTATCTAAACTTCTGGATTTATGGGTCAAGGGTCTAGATATAGATTGGCAAAAACTATATGGAGATGCTAAACCAAAGCGTATTAACCTGCCTGCTTATCCTTTTGCGAAAGAAAGATATTGGATTGAGGAAATAGATTCCACGCAGGTAACAGAAAAGGTTAATTATATTACTGTCCTTCACCCCTTATTGCACAGAAACACTTCAGATCTTAGTCAGCAGTGTTACAGTTCTACATTTAATGGTGAAGAATTTTTCCTTAAAGATCATCAGGTCAATGGAGAAAATGTTCTGCCGGTAATGGCTTATGTAGAGATGGTTCGTGAGGCAATAACACTGGCTACTACAAATCAAATCGAATCTGCAGATATTGAGTTACACAACATTGTTTGGCATGAACCAATATTTGTGTTAGGAAATACGGAAGTCTCAATTGCCCTGTTTACTAGTGATAATGGGGAAATTGATTATGAGATTTATAGTACTGAAGAGGGAGAGAGAAAGATTCATTGTGAGGGAGTGGCAGTCATTATCAATAAATCATCTTCGCATAAGATTGATATAGAAGAACTAAAAAGACAAGTAGGACAGGGTAAGTTGGAAATTGATGCTCTGTATCAAACCTTTACTAATTCAGGTATTAAGTATGGTGGTACTTTTAAAGGTCTAACCGAAGTATACCAGGGAGTTGATCAGTTGTTGGTTAAGCTTATGCTACCAGACACTGCTGAAAATAATAAATTCTTTTTACATCCAGGTATAATGGAAAGTGTAGT
The Sporocytophaga myxococcoides DSM 11118 genome window above contains:
- a CDS encoding SDR family NAD(P)-dependent oxidoreductase yields the protein MKQRLKEIYEDLSKGKLTQKDALEKIKALKQDSRNVGVLLSTQVWEQCQVIATSASDKSEYVEKHIILCELANVDVKQLGTLIPDSSFISWKAAADKNIAESYCDFALTCFEKLQSIIKSKPQGKALVQICIANSADQELFIGISGLLKTAALENPQLLGQVILSGPQTSTEELAEQLVASQSKPNDKIIKYHQGARSVLSWKEIEEFNETESSAISFKDQGVYLITGGLGGLGILFAKEIIKQTSNAKIILAGRSKLTSDKKKTLESLKAKRKTVEYRQLDIADIDQVKQLVAIIKNEFKQLNGIIHSAGVIVDNFILKKNSREFKEVLTPKVLGTYNLDQATKEVDLDFLVLFSSMASAIGNIGQADYATGNGFMDQFASYRNQLTESKQRIGKTLSVNWPLWQEGGMVLDQATQDMLKQTMGLQSIPSETGMTAFYKSLKLQYAQTLILKGDISKIRNSLFNDVAIHTETSKNIIEESSVEPSINNGNLLEKTQDLIKKQLSELLKVPSHKIDPTAPLERYGIDSILAVSLTNQLEKTFGALSKTLFFEYQTIGELAEYFINAHSPKLYSIFNTIESSPKKVIAPLPTPKSQTQTRAISGRRFSSQAQVSASANSIGSVNMEPIAIIGLSGRFPESININEYWNNLRNGKDCIIEVPQDRWDWREYYSEDRNKSGHHYSKWGGFISGVDEFDPRFFNISPKEAATIDPQERLFLQHCWMAIEDAGYTRASLQIPCDQDLAGQVGVYVGVMYGEYQLFGAEVSAKGKRMGIPGSYASISNRVSYVLNLHGPSMTVDTMCSSSLTAIHLACQDLKLGRTSLAIAGGVNVTVHPNKYLVLSGGQFISSDGHCQSFGEGGDGYIPGEGVGAVILKRLSEAERDGDHIYGILKGSILNHGGKTNGYSVPNPQAQASVISKALAESNINPRHISYIEAHGTGTKLGDPIEIAALSKSFQQYTKDTGFCLIGSAKSNIGHCESAAGIAGLAKVLLQMQNREIVPSLHSAKLNPRIDFEKTPFVVNQTLKPWNQPVIDGVEIPRIAGISSFGAGGSNAHIIIQEYASSTEANYSTGSDEIGNVLIALSARTEEQLKQKASDLLSFVQTTRPELAAMAYTLQVGREAMEERLGFLVSSVDQLIDKLKSYINGVQNIEDTYQGQVKRNKEALSLFSTDTDLQQTVGKWISEKKLSKLLDLWVKGLELDWNKLYDGNKPNRISLPTYPFAKEKYWVDAKVDSQSVSYISKAAVLHPLLHINTSNLIEQSYSTTFNGKEFFLTENELNDGTLQKVLSPAAYFEMARVAVEKSIPALQESNVLEMKNVVWGESFVYEEYKQISIALFAKENNRVDFEIYSLDKEEVTVHCQGQAVFVPNQVRHKLDLAQLKYQDGQGANQLLTEIKLPVNLEGISKEYVLHPSQMHSALQLAGRVIGNGQSALPFSLEGLSILSACTKEMFVWVHYSQANLAEDKNTKLNIDLCDMQGNICVQMRGISYQAESNNGKAEASSQTVSYSSSNEPKQVPINYKVTEPRKIFIGEALSQTYEEKDLKKPSGISIVALDDFSLEKSESISIAKASVSLLNTGFDFFEDAKSPTSISLFDLGNGIFSIQIAGANNNTLSPDLIKELIQALTAVQKEPLVKVLILKGTEHSFLRGGRAEYNYAIEQKLFHEIASFPYPVIAVMQGDAIGAGFLVGALCDFMICGTDSNYYYTSTQDHIYPTVAEYRLFEERFGKARAKDFLYISNVSTGNQLKDKSWTCAILPSGQVEANAQKLAESLAKKSEASLRLLKQHLSSSVLKKAEVLAMVDPLADENQSDNFNSNITTPAKYIELESHNGNVLIIKMCVAGNEYGLKALVADLRVIFNQVNNSHYKSIVLVSEHADFLPGTAQEAAVNDVLDFENLVLESQIPVIAVLDSKTNGVAWLVSLFCDTCIYNSNTVYSASNIWQNNDLARQAGVLFSEQFESYSAKQILLTGKEYSGVELKQLSGTIYISENGNILSDALRIAEHLAALPLNTLLSWKKERVLSIGKKIKNLPAWSVSTDNKSEALSIEPTSIILKSKVISATAHPEGILVVKMEDREAKNMFSEAFIEGMNEVFEHIEKTSTYKAIVLTGYDNYFASGGTKETLLAIQEGKTKFTDNRIYQIAMTCKVPVIAAMQGHGIGAGWALGMFADFVLFSEESRYFSPYMNYGFTPGAGATFIFPEKIGHDLARETLMTAQEYAGKELKERSPFISVLPKEQIASAAMELARQITHRSRSSLVAFKQQQTQHLYASLEEAYKRELEMHEKTFVGQFDTLKQINDNFYQGNDSKIEVSQKALPTSIQDKVHSAFAVPSLGKDNLTSVATSLRQLLAQELHLDEHEIDENMQFVDLGLDSITGVTWIRKINEKYNTSIEATKIYSYPTLAQLSQYVKEEAENAGTIFSGSEVGLSGISLSNVEPQGNILIEEITHSSDNLPLVIASLRKLLAQELHLQENEIDENTQFIDLGLDSITGVTWIRKVNEKYQTEIEATKIYSFPTLNQLSTFVKEEAEKLGTLTKKSELGIPLNTITKPQYKPALPSFIKKLVSWRKHSGSRQASSVNSVNLSQPIAVIGMSGQFPQARNVEEFWQNLANGKNCISEIPQKRWDINKYYQEGNALPGKTNSKWMGLLDEYDLFDPLFFNISPTETESMDPQQRLFLQECWHAIENAGYNPKSLSGTKCGVFVGCANGDYLQLSKKQQLSAQGFTGGATSILGARISYFLNLQGPCLSIDTACSSSLVAIASACDSLNSGNSDLALAGGVVVMATPAMHIMCSQTGMLSTDGKCFSFDQRANGFVPGEGVGVVMLKRLADAERDQDTILGVIKGWGVNQDGKTNGITAPNSESQTRLEQDVYDKFQIDPSHIQLIEAHGTGTKLGDPIEVDALKAAFKKYTTKKEYCAIGSVKSNIGHCLTAAGVASFIKVLLSIKNRQLPPTINYNKLNEHIGLDNTPFYVNDQLQDWKVSDSERRQAAISAFGFSGTNAHIVLSEYISQNTFETPVSAITENGKIIIPLSARTVEQLKQKAIELLEFINKGAAIDLLEIAYTLQTGREEMGERLGVMVSSIGQLAEKLQAYLDGKEDIEEVYQGQVKRNKEGLSIISRDDDMKRTIVEQWINQKKLSKLLDLWVKGLDIDWQKLYGDAKPKRINLPAYPFAKERYWIEEIDSTQVTEKVNYITVLHPLLHRNTSDLSQQCYSSTFNGEEFFLKDHQVNGENVLPVMAYVEMVREAITLATTNQIESADIELHNIVWHEPIFVLGNTEVSIALFTSDNGEIDYEIYSTEEGERKIHCEGVAVIINKSSSHKIDIEELKRQVGQGKLEIDALYQTFTNSGIKYGGTFKGLTEVYQGVDQLLVKLMLPDTAENNKFFLHPGIMESVVQACMILTGDSNCIGMAQPSGTLFSISAATASEMYAWIRYSQDGMLDVDLMDLQGNCAVLMRGLALRNDTYDYSRSSGKSSAAMTEDTPEVVMMTPKWELVTNFAEITTANQNGVILVIGADTGQMTLIEKIYSKSKIVNIEIASKDSIDVITEKIKGQAFNRIVWIGSNNPVLTLTEESIIEDQNLGVLQVFRIVKSLMTLGYQEKNLEWDLIVFNSQLVKQNDVVNPTHAGLQGFSGSLAKEFPRWKIRLIDLQEFSENPLSEMSTLPQDTQGASYAYRNKEWFYQKLMLIKDLPQEKLNYRSNGVYVVIGGSGGLGEVWSQHVIEKCQAQVVWIGRRELNNEIQEKLDRLSAYGKRPVYIQANASNLNELQQAYKTIKEKYLNINGVVHTAVGAYDDSLKKVTEEVFQNILSVKVDLTVRIAQVFQNEPLDFVLFFSSNAAFKRAGGTSGYSAGCTFKDTFALQLGKIWPTAVKVMNWGYWSIGAGDTVSDSFKKRFFESGQRPIEPNEGMKSLDQLLSGNFNQISIAKIIQSRRSEIVAGDEWISSYENTMPDDNLRSALIRTEAIEPPALFKEVKVRGDEEMELLLSEFLNSIISSTPGIIPFYDRWLDAAKNILTAKGYVNAGQKNVELDYTTYIGDLWNRWESAKDQWNQDESKKALYILVEKCVHALPEILAGKTKATDIMFPKSSLEMVENVYKNDKVSKAYNECLANAFIASLHARLIDDPNAKIRILEIGAGTGATTVGILEKLRPYQSQIAEYCYTDLSKAFLFHAENNYAPQAPYLRTAIFNVEEPIGDQNISLDEYDFVIAANVLHATKNIRNTLRNTKAVLRNNGILLLNELIERSLYSHLTFGLLEGWWLNEDDAIRIPGAPGLYAESWKEVLEEEGFDLVAFPSKEVNRLGQQIILGVSNGVVRQKQKAGFNKVVMKKEVNVPKAPSFAKTEIKPVINTIKLNEDLLLEKTIVYLKQLIGTVLKISSNQIDASEPLESYGIDSIIIGLVNEQLKKNFSDISSTLLFEYQTINALAKHLIETQKPTLQKQFELDLQQPIQEASINVQSSVQSIIQPSKINSGSVSGRSRSLLSRNAAQTFSSLVQDKGPIAVIGISGLYPQAPTLEKYWENLKSGKNSISEIPNERWSLDGFFEQDEKLAIEQGKSYSKWGGFINEFSEFDPLFFGISPRDALNMDPQERLFLQAAWHALENSGYTRSALQNKFKRKVGVFAGVTRPGYNLYGSTQAIREEKFYPHTSFGSVANRLSYFLDINGPSMPIDTMCSSSLTAIHEACEHIHRGDCDLAFVGGVNVYVHPSSYVDMSAQHMFSKDGLCKSFGEGGNGFVPGEGVGVVLLRPLADAIRDSDNIQGVILATNVNHGGKTNGYTVPNPTAQAELIRRAIDKAGINARDISYIEAHGTGTELGDPIEITGLKQAFSKDTQDTGYCKIGSVKSNIGHLEAAAGISGFTKVLLQMKHQQIVPSLHAEKLNPHIDFQKTPFDVNRKLSDWDRPVIDGKEKPRIAGISSFGAGGANAHLIVQEYIQPAETISSYFVDQKINVIVPLSARNEEQLKQKAHDLLNFIRTSTLDNMPKNDLVSVAYTLQVAREAMEHRLGFVVNSLSQLAEKLEAYIHGEQHVENMLHGVVKRKSEAINIISEDDDMKEAVDKWISRNKLSKLLDLWVKGLELEWDKLYSDVKPKRISLPGYPFSKERYWIDSLDLNPSSDNKLMTNANLKSIEDIINRIDNDSIDTEQAIKLLTSLA